A stretch of Vespa velutina chromosome 8, iVesVel2.1, whole genome shotgun sequence DNA encodes these proteins:
- the LOC124951321 gene encoding pyruvate dehydrogenase E1 component subunit alpha, mitochondrial-like isoform X2 produces the protein MHYIRRMENKIAEMYRLRLINGFCHLYAGQEAVAIGCKMALKDNDTLITAYRCHAFALLFGGSARTIMAELMGRKTGISKGKGGSMHMYAPKFYGGEGIVGGQIPIGTGLAFAHKYNGIDGVSISLYGDGAASQGQIYETWNMAKLWNLPAIFICENNQYAMGTQLHRHSANTKFYTRGDLIPGIKVDGMKVINVREAVVFARDYAIHNGPIILEVSTYRYYGHSMSDPGVGYRTRDEIKSVQSEQDPILLFTKLVVDNGLKTQNEVDVYIHIYT, from the exons aTGCACTATATACgaagaatggaaaataaaatagctgAGATGTACAGGTTGCGATTGATCAATGGATTCTGTCATTTATATGCTGGCCAA GAAGCTGTTGCAATAGGCTGCAAAATGGCATTAAAGGACAATGATACTCTAATAACAGCTTATCGCTGTCATGCTTTCGCTCTGCTTTTCGGTGGATCTGCTCGTACAATTATGGCAGAATTAATGGGACGAAAAACTGGTATTTCCAAAGGCAAAGGTGGATCtatgcatatgtatgcacCAAAATTTTATGGAGGTGAAGGAATCGTCGGTGGACAG atACCGATAGGTACAGGTCTCGCATTTGCCCATAAATATAACGGCATTGACGGAGTATCCATTTCATTATACGGTGACGGTGCAGCCTCTCAAGGTCAGATATACGAGACATGGAATATGGCCAAATTATGGAATCTCCCGGCCATATTTATCTGTGAGAATAATCAATATGCCATGGGTACACAGCTCCATCGTCATTCAGCTAACACAAAGTTCTACACTCGAGGTGATTTAATACCTGGTATAAAG gTCGACGGAATGAAAGTGATTAACGTTCGAGAGGCTGTAGTATTTGCCAGAGATTATGCAATTCATAATGGTCCGATCATTTTAGAAGTATcaacttatcgttattatggacaTAGCATGAGTGATCCTGGTGTTGGATATCGTACCAGAGATGAAATTAAATCCGTACAAAGTGAACAAGATCCTATCTTGCTTTTCACAAAACTTGTCGTTGATAATGGACTGAAAACTCAAAATGAAgttgatgtatatatacatatatatacataa
- the LOC124951315 gene encoding leucine-rich repeat-containing protein 59: MKLKNIGNRLKDENLDLSLCDLDEVPVEEIATVRKLTYLDLSNNFLVTLPNNFVILKQILKLDLSKNMLTEIPENFGEMTQLKYLDLYANQISRLPLSLSELKNLRWLDLKENPLTPSVASIAGPCNNAEECKNCARNVVEYLNNVKRSVEEEKLRRLNAKLNKMSVVANKDNDNDTTKKESKKKKKKKQTDKEVEKNLNKNKLEVECKVSENIEDKIDSSKETFNEQNQKHCISAALCRILTSLFLWTVIFGIAFGSLIIILPLYNKELSYTIMDYIEKHTGVFLKTYQRYRLHYITENGDDIMVIDLNSSKSNDKSYQNISECVRRHRDAIEFANLLESYYSTSLFLQAGFNMIELSITVFQATISVNETKELFQQVSVCYSTLTHILFQCVNGQRVIDHSDQMHEHLINMKWYHTSLRTRKVIYLMLIRSRVYCVLTAAKMFNMSMETFSTIVRTSISYFTVLRSA, from the exons atGAAGCTAAAAAATATAGGAAATAGATTAAAGGATGAAAATTTAGATCTTAGTTTATGTGACCTGGATGAAGTGCCTGTGGAAGAAATT GCAACTGTTAGAAAACTGACATATTTAGACttatctaataatttcttagttACATTACCA aataattttgtcatacttaaacaaatattaaagttAGATCTAAGTAAAAATATGTTAACGGAAATTCCTGAGAACTTTGGTGAAATGAcgcaattaaaatatttggatCTGTATGCTAATCag ATAAGCCGTTTACCTTTGAGCCTCAGTGAATTGAAGAATCTAAGATGGCtggatttaaaagaaaatccatTAACACCTTCTGTTGCAAGTATTGCTGGCCCATGTAATAATGCAGAAGAGTGTAAAAATTGTGCTCGTAATGTtgtagaatatttaaataatgtcaAACGTTCCGTAGAAGAGGAAAAGTTACGTAGACTTAATGCTAAGTTAAATA AGATGTCAGTAGTtgctaataaagataatgataatgatacaacaaaaaaagaatcaaaaaagaaaaaaaagaagaaacagacgGACAAAGAAGttgaaaagaatttgaataagaataaattagaaGTGGAATGTAAAGTGTCTGAAAATATAGAGGATAAGATTGATAGTtcaaaagaaacatttaatgAGCAAAACCAAAAGCATTGCATTTCTGCTG caCTATGTAGGATACTTACTTCATTATTCCTATGGACAGTCATATTTGGCATTGCCTTTGGCTCTTTGATAATAATCCTTCctctatataataaagaactATCATATACAATTATGGATTATATAGAAAAGCACACAGGTGTATTTCTGAAAACTTATCAAAG ataTCGACTACACTATATAACCGAAAATGGTGACGATATTATGGTGATAGATTTGAATTCTTCAAAATCAAATGATAAATCTTATCAGAATATTTCCGAATGCGTTCGTAGACATCGAGATGCAATAga GTTTGCCAATCTTTTGGAATCCTATTATTCTACGTCCCTTTTTCTCCAAGCAGGATTCAACATGATTGAACTAAGTATCACAGTCTTTCAG GCTACGATAAGTGTGAACGAAACTAAAGAGCTTTTTCAACAAGTGTCTGTCTGTTACTCAACATTAACTCACATCTTGTTTCAATGTGTAAACGGGCAACGTGTTATTGATCACAGCGATCAAATGCACGAGCATCT AATAAATATGAAGTGGTATCATACATCATTACGCACAAGAAAAGTGATTTATCTCATGCTAATTAGATCACGAGTATATTGTGTGCTAACTGCTGCAAAAATGTTTAACATGTCTATGGAAACATTCAGTACT attGTACGCACGTCAATATCATATTTCACCGTTTTACGCTCAGCttaa
- the LOC124951318 gene encoding odorant receptor 13a-like, producing the protein MDFFDHRHFVLNKTMLRILGQWPYQSFRIKCISYIFLFIFGATQIVAKLCAIITSHDNLNVVLEDLAPLFSNFSSAIKIINIGVQRKKVKTILNRIETDYTFFTTNSEKEIISKYAENGRKFTIYCSAIFFVAMLRFMIVPLKGIFRKVNDTSERPMLHHVEYFVDTQKYYYLIIFQAYVVYFIVCFSFAMTDTLFVVFVQHNCGLFKTLGYRLSHLIDEKVLDDDVLNPSKSKDKYYKDISLYALRHQKAIEFAELLDSFYSKTFFMISGLSMLRISVTGLKAVLNVNNLKQFIQNMFICYTALIHVYFECMNGQRLINHSSEMHQHLINTEWYRTSLRTRKVIALMTLRSLKPSILTAAGLLNISLETFSSIVRTSISYFTVMRSFQ; encoded by the exons ATGGATTTCTTTGATCATCGTCATTTCGTGTTGAATAAAACAATGTTACGCATCTTAGGTCAATGGCCTTATCAATCGTTTAGAATAAAATGCATcagttatatatttctattcatATTTGGTGCAACACAAATTGTAGCTAAG TTGTGCGCTATTATTACTTCACATGATAATTTAAACGTTGTACTAGAGGACTTAGCACCActattttccaatttttcttctgcaattaaaataattaatattggaGTTCAAAGGAAAAAG GTGAAAACAATTCTAAATCGTATAGAAACGGATTATACTTTTTTCACTACAAATTCTGAAAAggaaattatatcgaaatatgcCGAAAATGGGAGAAAATTTACTATTTACTGTTCAG CCATCTTTTTTGTGGCAATGTTACGTTTTATGATTGTACCACTGAAGGGAATTTTTAGAAAGGTGAACGACACGAGTGAACGACCAATGTTACATCACGTTGAATATTTTGTAGATActcagaaatattattatttaattattttccaagCTTACGTTGTTTACTTTATCGTTTGTTTCTCATTTGCTATGACGGACACATTGTTTGTGGTTTTCGTGCAGCATAATTGTggattatttaaaacattagG gTATCGACTTTCTCATTTAATTGATGAAAAAGTCTTAGATGATGATGTCTTAAATCCTTCGAaatcaaaagataaatattataaagatatttcctTATATGCCCTCAGACATCAGAAAGCAATAGA GTTTGCTGAACTATTGGATTCATTTTATtccaaaactttttttatgatatcagGACTTAGCATGCTTCGAATAAGTGTTACTGGTCTGAAG gCTGTACTAAATGTCAACAATCttaaacaatttattcaaaatatgtttatttgttACACGGCTTTAATTCATGTCTACTTTGAATGTATGAACGGTCAACGACTTATTAATCATAGTAGTGAAATGCACCAACATCT AATAAATACTGAGTGGTATCGTACATCTTTACGAACAAGAAAAGTAATTGCTTTGATGACACTTAGATCATTGAAACCTTCTATACTAACAGCTGCAGGACTATTAAACATATCATTGGAAACTTTTAGCTCt ATTGTTCGTACCTCAATTTCATACTTCACTGTTATGCGatcttttcaatga
- the LOC124951313 gene encoding uncharacterized protein LOC124951313, with protein MGLDAELTVILHEIVQFLEFLREANLSGTMETIRENLLLRSKNALSVFTGTESTASSTEHYLHMNASSKGLLPLNIGETNVSDVQEYVGMEETISQSQNRPISQIHYDYYETFRLMTEDDKKKELGEYQENALINIYSNLSGAQAKSKSLKCGPLFRKEGKKLFVFEQYRINWVALVGSHLLIYGNERSNKPYSIQGIRGYSGRPAPNIVPRDQKRSEAAFEIFKPGNKTLQFIARTPKDMEQWVAMVCQVGSNEIKLDLGLNTKEDVSLVSSSGIVNETDEIIAKDRLVDSTKLQTTFLNINENKTIEPDHESKVQTSENTSPPPLPIRISRKLPSLPPSNIISSYEMMDDEDDIYHKIEDLGDGTCYQNLVSKNQKETTIVEKSKKMTAAYDDVQTILGKNRKHTKSKLKEENVSNTMENEMIRFDETYDDISSSSVIKEKKNCESLQENVINFNESQTPTSLVSYDDVETLINAPSPGNKAKDKNEEVQKKTPNKKSFLDRMRNKKESPQKKEKIIVAQRETLTPPSQIIQEKEMTTYDDVSDLIIKETSTSNEMPEYTCPPAPRPVYKPPRPAYKPPTIILPVQEEFYDDVNGCHEKKNEQIQSDIQKLEKRISNDCEHYKLPRNNTWQQLEQSQTEEQIYDDVAILANFTARQKEISEENKDQDLSRTSISPDKRSWNRFVTSRKHRSSDSIGSVTNKRVSNEITDLDCYEEQQNFSRKNTFQKLINKMENSFGKVSPRAVPTTSMNKTYGLNTSS; from the exons atgggcCTTGACGCAGAACTCACTGTTATACTTCATG AGATCGTACAATTTCTCGAATTTCTTCGAGAAGCAAATTTATCGGGTACAATGGAGACCATACGAGAGAATTTATTGTTACGATCCAAAAATGCCTTGAGCGTTTTTACGGGAACCGAAAGTACAGCATCGTCAACTGAACATTATCTCCATATGAATGCTAGCTCAAAAGGTTTGTTACCCTTGAATATTGGAGAAACAAATGTATCCGACGTGCAAGAATACGTCGGTATGGAGGAAACGATATCTCAAAGTCAAAACCGTCCTATATCCCAAAtacattatgattattacgaaACATTCCGATTGATGACCGaggatgataaaaagaaagaacttggAGAATATCAAGAGAACGCgctcattaatatttattccaaTTTATCTGGTGCACAGGCAAAAAGCAAATCTTTAAAATGTGGACCATTATTTCGCAAGGAAggcaaaaaattatttgtttttgaaCAATATCGAATCAATTGGGTCg CATTGGTAGGAAGTCATTTGTTGATCTACGGAAACGAACGAAGTAATAAGCCTTACAGTATTCAAGGAATTCGCGGTTATTCTGGTCGACCAGCGCCTAATATTGTTCCACGTGATCAAAAAAGAAGCGAGGCagcatttgaaattttcaaaccTGGTAATAAAACATTACAA tTTATCGCAAGAACGCCAAAAGATATGGAACAATGGGTTGCCATGGTTTGTCAAGTTGGTTCTAACGAGATCAAACTTGATCTTGGACTTAATACAAAAGAAGATGTATCTTTGGTATCTTCCTCTGGAATAGTTAATGAAACGGACGAGATTATTGCAAAAGATCGTCTCGTAGATTCAACGAAATTACAAACGACCTTCTTGAACATTAACGAGAATAAGACCATTGAACCTGATCATGAAAGCAAAGTTCAAACGAGTGAGAATACGAGTCCTCCTCCGTTACCAATTCGTATATCACGAAAACTTCCATCGTTACCTCCGAGTAATATAATCTCGTCGTATGAGATGATGGACGACGAAGATGATATTTATCACAAAATAGAAGATCTCGGTGATGGTACGTGTTATCAGAACTTAGTGTCGAAGAATCAAAAGGAGACGACAATTgttgaaaaatcgaagaaaatgacTGCTGCTTACGATGACGTCCAAACGATTCTAGGAAAAAATCGTAAACATACGAAATCTAAATTGAAAGAGGAGAATGTATCTAATACGatggaaaatgaaatgatacgTTTTGATGAAACTTACGACGATATAAGCAGCTCCTCtgttataaaagagaaaaagaattgtgaATCTCTTCAAGAAAATGTCATCAACTTTAATGAATCACAGACACCAACCTCATTGGTATCATATGATGACGTTGAG ACCCTGATAAATGCTCCATCGCCTGGTAATAAGGcaaaggataaaaatgaagaagtacaaaaaaaaacaccgaataaaaaatcatttttggatagaatgagaaataagaaagaatcgccacaaaaaaaagagaagataatagTCGCTCAACGAGAAACACTGACGCCGCCTTCGCAAATTATTCAGGAAAAGGAAATGACTACGTACGACGATGTCTCTGATTTGATTATTAAAGAAACGTCCACGTCCAATGAAATGCCCGAATATACTTGTCCGCCAGCACCGAGACCTGTATATAAACCACCGAGACCTGCATATAAGCCACCAACAATAATCTTGCCTGTTCAAGAAGAATTTTATGATGATGTTAACGGATgtcatgagaaaaaaaat GAACAAATCCAATCTGATATTCAAAAACTTGAAAAAAGGATATCGAACGACTGTGAACATTATAAGTTACCGAGAAACAATACGTGGCAACAACTTGAACAATCTCAAACGGAAGAACAAATTTATGACGACGTAGCTATTTTAGCAAATTTCACGGCACGTCAGAAAGAAATATCAGAGGAGAACAAGGATCAAGATCTTTCGAGAACATCTATTAGTCCAGATAAAAGGTCATGGAATAGATTTGTAACTAGCAGAAAGCATAGATCAAGTGATTCCATCGGTTCTGTAACAAATAAGAGAGTATCTAACGAGATTACAGATCTTGATTGTTATGAAGAGCAACAGAATTTTTCTCGGAAGAATACGTttcagaaattaattaataaaatggagAATTCATTTGGTAAAGTATCTCCAAGGGCAGTACCAACGACATCCATGAACAAAACTTATGGATTAAATACATCGTCCTGA
- the LOC124951321 gene encoding pyruvate dehydrogenase E1 component subunit alpha, somatic form, mitochondrial-like isoform X1, which yields MHYIRRMENKIAEMYRLRLINGFCHLYAGQEAVAIGCKMALKDNDTLITAYRCHAFALLFGGSARTIMAELMGRKTGISKGKGGSMHMYAPKFYGGEGIVGGQIPIGTGLAFAHKYNGIDGVSISLYGDGAASQGQIYETWNMAKLWNLPAIFICENNQYAMGTQLHRHSANTKFYTRGDLIPGIKVDGMKVINVREAVVFARDYAIHNGPIILEVSTYRYYGHSMSDPGVGYRTRDEIKSVQSEQDPILLFTKLVVDNGLKTQNEVDEIRKEMHKEVDAEAELAKADPWPELTEIGKEVYSKTLEKLRGKAPWETH from the exons aTGCACTATATACgaagaatggaaaataaaatagctgAGATGTACAGGTTGCGATTGATCAATGGATTCTGTCATTTATATGCTGGCCAA GAAGCTGTTGCAATAGGCTGCAAAATGGCATTAAAGGACAATGATACTCTAATAACAGCTTATCGCTGTCATGCTTTCGCTCTGCTTTTCGGTGGATCTGCTCGTACAATTATGGCAGAATTAATGGGACGAAAAACTGGTATTTCCAAAGGCAAAGGTGGATCtatgcatatgtatgcacCAAAATTTTATGGAGGTGAAGGAATCGTCGGTGGACAG atACCGATAGGTACAGGTCTCGCATTTGCCCATAAATATAACGGCATTGACGGAGTATCCATTTCATTATACGGTGACGGTGCAGCCTCTCAAGGTCAGATATACGAGACATGGAATATGGCCAAATTATGGAATCTCCCGGCCATATTTATCTGTGAGAATAATCAATATGCCATGGGTACACAGCTCCATCGTCATTCAGCTAACACAAAGTTCTACACTCGAGGTGATTTAATACCTGGTATAAAG gTCGACGGAATGAAAGTGATTAACGTTCGAGAGGCTGTAGTATTTGCCAGAGATTATGCAATTCATAATGGTCCGATCATTTTAGAAGTATcaacttatcgttattatggacaTAGCATGAGTGATCCTGGTGTTGGATATCGTACCAGAGATGAAATTAAATCCGTACAAAGTGAACAAGATCCTATCTTGCTTTTCACAAAACTTGTCGTTGATAATGGACTGAAAACTCAAAATGAAgttgat gaaatacgaaaagaaatgcATAAGGAAGTTGACGCCGAGGCGGAATTAGCAAAAGCCGATCCATGGCCAGAATTGACTGAAATTGGAAAGGAAGTGTATTCTAAAACATTGGAAAAATTAAGGGGTAAAGCACCCTGGGAAAcccattga
- the LOC124951316 gene encoding actin-related protein 3 yields the protein MIGRLPACVIDVGTGYTKLGFAGNKEPQLTIPSAIAIKETAKVGDNNARRITKGVEDLDTYIGDEAFEATGYSIKYPVRHGLVEDWDLMEKFLQQCIFKYLRAEPEDHYFLLTEPPLNTPENREYTAEIMFESFNVPGLYIAVQAVLALAASWTSKNVEDRTLTGVVVDSGDGVTHVIPVAEGFVIGSCIKHIPIAGRDITYFIQSLLREREIGIPPEQSLETAKAIKEKYCYICPDISKEFAKYDSDPTKIKKYEGINSITKQPFIVDVGYERFLGPEIFFHPEFSNPDFTTPLSEIVDDVIQNCPIDVRRPLYSNIVLSGGSTMFKDFGRRLQRDIKRIVDARLKLSETLSGSHITPKPIDVHVISHHKQRCAVWYGGALLASDPEFYTVCHTKKDYQENGPGICRYNPVFHSMV from the exons ATGATCGGACGTCTTCCTGCATGTGTTATCGACGTTGGTACAGg atacacAAAATTAGGCTTCGCAGGAAATAAAGAACCACAACTTACTATACCATCTGCAATAGCCATTAAAGAAACAGCCAAAGTTGGCGATAATAATGCTAGAAGAATTACCAAAGGAGTAGAAGATTTAGATACCTACATTGGAGATGAGGCATTTGAAGCAACTGGTTATTCTATTAAG TATCCAGTTAGACATGGATTGGTCGAAGATTGGgatttaatggaaaaatttcttcagcaatgcatattcaaatatttgagGGCAGAACCTGAAGATCATTATTTCTTGCTTACCGAACCACCCCTTAATACACCagaaaatagagaatataCGGCAGAAATTATGTTCGAATCTTTTAATGTACCAGGATTATATATTGCTGTGCAAGCAGTATTGGCTTTAGCAGCTTCTTGGACGTCTAAAAATGTTGAAGATAGAACATTGACAGGTGTCGTCGTTGATAGTGGAGATGGAGTAACACATGTGATACCAGTA gCAGAAGGCTTTGTCATAGGTAGTTGTATAAAGCATATACCTATTGCTGGTCGtgatataacatattttatacaaagtcTTTTACGAGAACGTGAAATTGGAATACCTCCTGAACAATCATTAGAAACAGCTAAagctataaaagaaaaatattgttatatttgtcCCGATATTTCTAAAGAATTTGCAAAATATGACAGCGATCCtaccaaaataaaaaagtatgaaGGTATCAATAGTATCACGAAACAGCCTTTCATTGTAGATGTTGGGTATGAAAGATTTTTAGGAccagaaatatttttccatccCGAG ttTTCCAATCCTGATTTTACAACACCACTTAGCGAAATAGTTGATGATGTCATACAAAATTGTCCAATAGATGTCAGAAGACCATTATATAGTAACATTGTTTTATCAGGAGGTTCTACAATGTTTAAAGATTTTGGAAGAAGATTGCAACGTGACATTAAAAGGATTGTTGATGCTCGTTTAAAACTTAGTGAAACATTAAGTGGTAGCCATATCACG CCGAAACCTATAGACGTGCATGTAATATCACATCATAAACAACGTTGTGCAGTATGGTACGGAGGTGCACTCTTAGCTAGTGACCCAGAATTTTATACAGTATGTCATACCAAAAAAGATTACCAGGAAAATGGACCTGGAATTTGTCGTTATAATCCAGTATTCCACAGTATGGTATAA